One Pirellulaceae bacterium genomic window, CTTCGCAACCGCCTCGCTCCCTGGCGAGAACTCGACATAATCTCGCGATTGCCCCGAACTGCAGAATCAGCGGGCACGCTCCGCGTCATCCGACTTCGCCACGCTCACGCAGATGCATTCTTCGTCATTGCGAAGAAAAACACATCCATTGGAAAAAGCGGGAGCGCTCCAGACCACATCACGACCGAACGCGACGTTGGTTGGTTTTATCACATGAGCTCGACTGATTTCCTTAAATCCATCGCGTGTCAAATTGGCAATGATCAGATCTCCCTGCTCTGTAAAGAGCCAATACCGATCAGCCTGCCGCACGATAAAGGCCGTCCCCGTACGAACCGGACGTTCACCAAGTGGTTTTGCCGTTTCCCAAAGTCGCCTCCCACTTGGCAATTCCACGGCCACGAAGGTTCCATCCTGGTCAAACCCATACAGCACCCTGCCGGCTAAGATCGGTTGAACGTTCACGGGAGAAATCGCCTGTTGATGAAGATCCCGCCACACGACCTCGGCCGCCGCCTTTTGTGGATCGAGTTTAAGCAATAGATTTTTGTTCGAATAACCCCCGACATAGAGGTGATCACCGGCCACAATGGGTGACATGATGATAGATCCGTTCGTCGCTTCATAATCCACCGACCAGAATTTTCGTCCCGTATCGGGGTCGACGGACGCCACCGCATCAGGTGTCAACAAAATCAACTGCCGTTGTCCACCTGCTTGAATTATTGTTGGTGGTGAATATCCCTGTTCCAATGCCGACAAAGCACGCCACACTTCTTTTCCGGTGCGTTTATCAAAAGCAACTGCGTGGCTTCCTTCACCACCGACAATGCAAATCAATTTATCGCCGTCAATCAGCGGATGATTGGCGTAGCCCCACAGAGCGGTCTTTGTATCGTAGTCGCCAACAAGATTTCTCGACCAGAGCACCTCTCCACTTTCAGCGCGGAAACAGACAAGATCCCCCTCGCCGCCGAGTGTGTAAACCCGATCTTCATCCCAGACGGGCGTGCAGCGTGGTCCGGCCGGATAGGACATCGTGTACTTCACCGGATATTCGTGTCGCCAAATAAGTTCCCCGGTGTCTCGGTTGAGACACGATACCCGTTCGACCCCCGTGAATTCGGCTCGTTCGAAATTTGCGACCTTGACGTTTTCAGCCGTTACATAATCGGTCAGAAAAACGCGACTGTCTGCGACACTCGCTCCAGAATAGCCACCCGCGACCGGGACACGCCAAACAATGGCAGGACCTTGCTCAGGAAAAGACTCGATGATTCCATCTTCCGACCAGACATTATTCCGATCGGGCCCCATCCACTGAGGCCAATCTGCTGCCTTCACCGGGTTGCAACCCATCAGTATTCCAACCCGAGCGAACACCATCAAAGCTAAGAGGTTCCGTCGTCCAAAGAGATCTCGCATGGTCGTCAGCTACCTTTTCCATTTTTCATTTAAAAAATTTCCGCAAGTCGACGCGACCGATAATGCCGACAGTCACTGCTAAACTTCCAAAACCGTTATCCAAGCTTGTCAGCTCGGTGTCAAACATTGTTTTAGCCATCCTGAAGATTCGAGCTGGACCTTCGATCAGCTTGGCAAGGGATGCATTCCAAGAATGCCAATCGACTTATACCTGTTTCTGCCGTTTGCCTCCAATCACTGGCAATTTATCTTAAAAGTTGCTTGAACTTTTCCAGCGATAATACGACGATGACAATTCGCGGGACGAATTAAGTCCGCGCACAACCAAAGCGATTCGGTCGTGTAATCGTTACTGGAAAACAGCAGACAGGCCGAAAGCTCCGGTGAACATTCGAAGATGCTCGTCCCCATGTCAAACACATCGCATGCGTCGAGGGGTCGTTGCCGGGCCGACTGTTCGCCTGGGACGCCCATTCTTCAGTCGTTATCGCTCGCAGGCGAGCTTATTGACTCCAGCTTCCGTTTAATAGAATTCTTAGAGGGCATTGAAGCCCACCCAATCGTGTTCGCATTGAGTGTGCTGCCGAACTTCCCGTTCAACCTACCTGTCACTACCCCACGTCTAATTGCCATCCCACCCGTCAGAAAGCCGATCTTATATCGATCCAACTCACGTGCACCGGACGGGAATCAGGTAAAACATGGAATCAACATCATCCCAGCCGTTTGAGGCATCCGCAACCAAGGAGACCTGCGATGATTCTTCAGAACAAATCGAACGACCGAACCCTGCATTGCGATTCAATCAAAAGTTTAGGACGCATGATCGCGTTCGGCTGGTACGGCTTTTCCCTGAGCATTCTGTTGTTGCAGCACAGCCTCCACGCGCAACAGGCCGAAGCACCTCGCCACTGGATTTGGTCCACAGCGTATCGCATCCCCGCGGAAACCACCAGTGAAGAGAGCGGATACTTTTCATTGGTGGAGGGGCATAACAGCAAATTGTATATCGGGACAGCCAAGTACGGTGACAATGCCTATCTCGTTGAATTTGATCCAGCCACTGAAAAAATGAAGGTAGTATTGGATGCAGAACACGAAATCGGCGTGGATCGCAAAGGCTTCGCTGCTCAAGCGAAATTCCACACACGAAACAACGTGGGCCGCAGCGGCAAAATCTACTTGGGTACAAAACAGGGTTACATTAAAGACACTGACAAAGAAACGCTGACCGATTATCTCGGCGGATATCCCATGGTCTTTGACCCTGCAACCGGTCAGACGAAAGTCTATGACATTCCCATTCCGCACCAGGGAATTATCAGCGTCACTCCGGATGAATCACGGCAGCTCGCTTACATCTCAACCTGTTCCGACGAGCGTCCAATCGAAAGCTCGCACTTCCTTGTGCTTGACCTGAAGACAGGTAAATATCGCGACCTGCTCGACTGCCGGCACGTTTACGCCTTTATTGTCTTGGATCATCGTGGCCGAGCTTATCATCCAATCCTGGGTGGAAAGATTGGTCGTTATGATCCGGATCAACAAAAATTTGAACAGCTCGAACAAACGATTGATGGACACGCCCCTCGACCGGAAACCCATCTGTCGGCAGCCAACAGCCACCCAATCAATTGGGAAGTCAGTCCGGACCGCAAAACTTTATATGCGGTGGCAATGAGCCACAACGGCCTGTTCTCCTATGATCTGACAGAAAATGGACCAACTCTTAGCGGAAGGTCAATCGGACCGTTAGTGAAGGGTGCCACTAACACCGACTGCCGTGCCATGTGCGTAGGTCCCGATGGTACGGTTTGGGCTGGGGTAATGGCCACCTTTCCAGGTCAACCACAACTACCGCGTCTTGTCAGCTATCGGCCGGGCGATCCATCTCCAACCGATCATGGTCCGATCGCTATTAGCAATCCTGACTACGCTGATTTCAAGGGCGATAATCAACACGGTGTCCATCGACCTTTTGAAGACGAGCTTGTATCCCGATTTGTGGTGATGGGAATCACTGCGGCCCAAAACGGCACGGTGTATTTGACAACTCTCTACCCATTCACCATGCACGCCGTAAAACCCCCGCGAGTCGCGGGAATAACGACCGTTTATCGTCATAATTCCCACGCCGATGTGATCCTCAGTCG contains:
- a CDS encoding PQQ-like beta-propeller repeat protein; amino-acid sequence: MGCNPVKAADWPQWMGPDRNNVWSEDGIIESFPEQGPAIVWRVPVAGGYSGASVADSRVFLTDYVTAENVKVANFERAEFTGVERVSCLNRDTGELIWRHEYPVKYTMSYPAGPRCTPVWDEDRVYTLGGEGDLVCFRAESGEVLWSRNLVGDYDTKTALWGYANHPLIDGDKLICIVGGEGSHAVAFDKRTGKEVWRALSALEQGYSPPTIIQAGGQRQLILLTPDAVASVDPDTGRKFWSVDYEATNGSIIMSPIVAGDHLYVGGYSNKNLLLKLDPQKAAAEVVWRDLHQQAISPVNVQPILAGRVLYGFDQDGTFVAVELPSGRRLWETAKPLGERPVRTGTAFIVRQADRYWLFTEQGDLIIANLTRDGFKEISRAHVIKPTNVAFGRDVVWSAPAFSNGCVFLRNDEECICVSVAKSDDAERAR